A region from the Vulpes lagopus strain Blue_001 chromosome 5, ASM1834538v1, whole genome shotgun sequence genome encodes:
- the TDRKH gene encoding tudor and KH domain-containing protein, translated as MSTERTSWTSLSTIQKIALGLGIPASATVAYILYRRYRESREERLTFVGEDDIEIEMRVPQEAVKLIIGRQGTNIKQLRKQTGARIDVDTEDVGDERVLLISGFPVQVCKAKAAIHQILTENTPVSEQLSVPQRSVGRIIGRGGETIRSICKASGAKITCDKESEGTLLLSRLIKISGTQKEVAAAKHLILEKVSEDEELRKRIAHSAETRVPRKQPISVRREEVTESGGAGEPALWKNTGTGTEPEPATPLGAPPQKGGGDMAGVGPEGAWEKPNGDNFQKSGAQTSPEMSMFEIPSPDFSFHADEFLEVYVSASEHPNHFWIQIIGSRSLQLDKLVSEMTQHYENSLPEDLTVHVGDIVAAPLPANGSWYRARVLGTLENGNLDLYFVDFGDNGDCPLKDLRALRSDFLSLPFQAIECSLARIAPSGEQWEEEALDEFDRLTHCADWKPLVAKISSYVQTGISTWPKIYLYDTSNGKKLDIGLELVRKGYAVELPEDLEETRAVPDMLHDVATETDVSLGSILTEPKKSPGEIANTLSCLSLSEAASMSGDDNLEDDYLL; from the exons ATGTCCACTGAACGAACTTCTTGGACAAGTTTGTCCACTATTCAGAAAATAGCACTGGGCCTTGGGATCCCAGCCAGCGCAACGGTTGCCTATATCTTATACCGCAGATACAGGGAAAGCAGAG AAGAGCGGTTGACATTTGTTGGGGAGGACGACATCGAAATAGAGATGCGAGTTCCCCAGGAGGCTGTGAAGCTCATCATTGGCCGGCAAGGAACCAATATTAAACAG CTACGGAAACAGACAGGTGCTCGGATTGATGTGGACACAGAGGATGTAGGTGATGAGCGGGTGCTGCTTATCAGTGGGTTTCCTGTTCAGGTGTGCAAGGCCAAAGCAGCCATCCATCAGATCCTGACAGAGAATACCCCAGTGTCTGAGCAGCTCTCAGTTCCCCAGAGATCCGTGGGCAGGATAATAG ggagaggtggggagacgATTCGTTCTATCTGTAAGGCCTCTGGAGCCAAAATTACCTGTGACAAAGAATCAGAGGGGACGTTACTACTATCAAGACTTATCAAAATCTCAGGAACACAGAAGGAAGTGGCAGCAGCCAAG CATTTGATACTGGAGAAAGTTTCAGAAGATGAAGAACTTCGGAAGAGAATTGCCCATTCTGCAGAAACCAGAGTCCCACGCAAACAGCCAATCAGTGTAAGAAGAGAGGAAGTCACCGAGTCTGGTGGAGCTGGAGAGCCAGCTTTGTGGAAAAACACTGGTACTGGCACAGAGCCAGAGCCAGCTACGCCACTGGGAGCTCCTCCCCAAAAAGGTGGTGGTGACATGGCTGGTGTAGGGCCAGAAGGTGCTTGGGAGAAACCCAATGGTGACAACTTTCAGAAATCTGGAGCCCAGACCAGTCCTGAGATGTCCATGTTTGAAA TCCCTAGTCCTGACTTCAGCTTTCATGCCGATGAGTTCCTGGAagtctacgtctctgcctccgAACATCCCAACCACTTCTGGATCCAAATCATTGGCTCCCGCAGCCTGCAGCTGGATAAGCTTGTCAGTGAGATGACCCAGCACTATGAGAATAGTCTA CCTGAAGACTTGACTGTGCATGTGGGAGACATTGTAGCAGCACCTTTACCTGCAAACGGTTCCTGGTATCGAGCTCGGGTCCTTGGCACCTTGGAGAATGGGAACCTGGACCTCTACTTCGTTGACTTTGGAGATAATGGAGATTGCCCACTGAAGGACCTCCGAGCACTCAG GAGTGACTTCCTAAGCCTTCCATTTCAAGCAATAGAGTGTAGTCTGGCACGGATCGCCCCTTCAG GTGAACAGTGGGAAGAGGAAGCTTTGGATGAGTTTGACAGACTGACTCACTGTGCTGACTGGAAGCCCCTGGTGGCCAAGATCTCCAGCTATGTCCAGACTGGGATCTCAACTTGgcccaagatttatttatatgatactAGCAATGGGAAG aaactTGATATTGGGTTAGAATTAGTTCGTAAAGGATATGCAGTTGAGCTTCCCGAAGACCTGGAAGAAACCAGAGCTGTCCCAGACATGTTGCACGATGTG GCCACAGAAACAGATGTCTCTCTTGGCAGCATACTCACTGAGCCCAAGAAGAGCCCGGGAGAGATAGCAAACACCCTGTCTTGCCTCAGCTTATCAG AAGCTGCCTCTATGTCTGGTGATGATAACCTGGAAGATGACTACTTACTCTGA